A section of the Gimesia sp. genome encodes:
- the rpsT gene encoding 30S ribosomal protein S20 gives MPNTKSAKRALRKSEVRRVRNRATRSELRSAIKNARAAITGDDAQAATKALQLASKQIDQAAAKGIIHKNAAARTKSRLAKSANQKTAE, from the coding sequence ATGCCAAACACGAAAAGTGCCAAAAGAGCGTTGCGGAAAAGTGAAGTTCGTCGTGTCCGTAACCGTGCGACCCGTTCTGAATTACGATCTGCCATCAAAAATGCCCGTGCTGCGATCACCGGTGACGATGCACAGGCTGCCACCAAAGCATTACAGCTGGCCAGCAAACAGATCGATCAGGCTGCTGCCAAAGGCATCATCCACAAAAACGCCGCTGCCCGGACCAAATCACGTCTGGCAAAGAGCGCCAATCAGAAAACAGCTGAGTAG
- a CDS encoding ankyrin repeat domain-containing protein — protein MIRPPLELCALSNGLDDDQSYEIAKLLLQKGADPRHVCNDGETAETYAICRHKTKTAELLAQQNENRI, from the coding sequence ATGATACGCCCCCCCCTGGAGTTGTGCGCGTTATCAAATGGATTAGATGACGACCAGAGTTATGAAATCGCGAAGCTGCTTCTCCAGAAAGGGGCAGATCCCCGGCATGTCTGCAATGATGGAGAAACGGCCGAAACTTACGCCATCTGCAGGCACAAAACCAAAACCGCCGAACTGCTTGCACAGCAGAATGAAAACCGTATCTAA
- a CDS encoding tetratricopeptide repeat protein, giving the protein MTSDRNKKIAADCWRRGNEALSKENWDYSIEMFTTAVKLEPAALLYRQTKRGAERKKYGDNQSGSKMGVLKLASIKTKIKNARRKKDWAGVDQLAEEGLSLNPWDAVLNAEMATACQNLGYDDAAIFGFKVAIENDKTNKAYFRELGDLLEEKGEYKQARECWEMVLKLDNMDGDARSKVTALMATETRVRGGYDGADKSSSVKRQSAYDEGRASREQRHQAQRGNTADGPGQSVEADLQRAIRKEPENKDHYLKLGDYYKREGKLAESRESYVKAYELSGKDANIGEQVEDIDIEMLKEKLTVARDLFNQDRENPEAKKEVTLLSKALIKKEIEVLTKRVERYPADMRYKYELAQRFIRLKKWSSAIPLLQQSVKDTRISSDALVSLGKCFFADGKKELAKRQFEKALPKLSPDEKEDTFKEAHYLLGRLYEDADQKSQAADHYSEILAVDYDYRDTRQRLEDMEGGVEA; this is encoded by the coding sequence ATGACATCTGACAGAAACAAAAAAATCGCTGCTGACTGCTGGAGACGTGGAAACGAGGCCCTGTCCAAAGAGAACTGGGATTACTCGATTGAGATGTTCACGACCGCCGTCAAACTGGAGCCCGCAGCGCTGCTCTACCGCCAGACCAAACGGGGCGCAGAACGAAAGAAGTACGGCGATAATCAGAGCGGTTCCAAGATGGGCGTCTTGAAGCTCGCCAGTATCAAAACCAAAATCAAGAATGCCCGGAGGAAGAAGGACTGGGCTGGCGTGGATCAGCTCGCCGAAGAAGGGCTCTCTCTGAATCCCTGGGACGCCGTCCTGAATGCGGAAATGGCCACCGCCTGCCAGAACCTCGGTTATGATGATGCTGCGATTTTTGGCTTCAAGGTGGCGATCGAAAACGATAAAACCAACAAGGCGTATTTCCGCGAACTGGGAGACCTGCTCGAGGAAAAGGGAGAGTACAAACAGGCCCGCGAGTGCTGGGAAATGGTGCTCAAGCTGGATAACATGGACGGCGATGCCCGTTCCAAGGTGACCGCCCTGATGGCGACCGAAACCCGCGTGCGTGGCGGATACGATGGAGCCGACAAGTCTTCGTCTGTCAAACGTCAGTCTGCCTACGACGAAGGGCGTGCTTCCCGCGAACAGCGCCACCAGGCCCAGCGGGGTAATACCGCTGATGGTCCCGGCCAGTCTGTCGAAGCGGATCTGCAGCGCGCCATTCGCAAAGAGCCTGAAAACAAAGACCATTACCTCAAACTGGGTGATTATTACAAACGCGAAGGCAAGCTGGCAGAGTCCCGGGAAAGCTATGTGAAGGCATACGAACTCTCCGGCAAAGATGCGAACATCGGCGAGCAGGTCGAAGACATCGACATCGAGATGCTCAAAGAAAAACTCACCGTCGCCCGGGATCTCTTCAACCAGGATCGGGAAAACCCCGAAGCGAAAAAAGAGGTCACCCTGCTCAGCAAAGCGCTGATCAAGAAAGAGATCGAAGTTCTCACCAAACGTGTGGAACGCTATCCCGCCGACATGCGGTACAAGTACGAACTCGCGCAACGCTTCATCCGCCTCAAAAAATGGTCCTCCGCAATTCCCCTGCTGCAGCAGTCCGTCAAAGACACCCGCATCAGTTCCGATGCCCTGGTCTCTCTCGGCAAGTGCTTCTTTGCAGACGGGAAAAAGGAACTCGCCAAGCGGCAGTTCGAAAAGGCCCTTCCCAAGCTGTCGCCGGATGAAAAGGAAGACACCTTCAAGGAAGCCCACTACCTTTTGGGACGCCTCTATGAGGATGCAGATCAGAAATCCCAGGCGGCCGATCACTACAGCGAAATTCTGGCCGTCGATTACGACTACCGGGACACTCGCCAGCGTCTGGAAGACATGGAAGGCGGAGTAGAGGCCTGA
- a CDS encoding ankyrin repeat domain-containing protein produces the protein MRLTLFLSAEFCDESESHITLQPEMNQLEVTRERLADYLESEIADQGVTGGVIRVWVEEDRGGLAVTYTVPEETSEELVEDIKEFTLAQFEDGAGEGGFEIEFAGQQILVTADLDTIVQYELLDDRKKVRRPSRIAIAAREGELATLSELLKSGADEINSLHQGFSALHLAIIYGQFEAISLLISYGADLSQTDIDDTPPPGVVRVIKWIR, from the coding sequence ATGCGTTTGACATTATTTCTGTCAGCAGAATTTTGTGATGAATCAGAATCACACATCACACTTCAGCCAGAGATGAACCAACTGGAAGTGACCCGGGAACGACTGGCCGATTATCTAGAGAGTGAGATTGCCGACCAGGGAGTCACCGGAGGAGTGATCCGAGTCTGGGTTGAGGAGGATAGAGGCGGTCTGGCAGTCACATATACGGTTCCTGAAGAAACCAGCGAGGAACTGGTCGAAGACATAAAAGAATTTACCCTGGCTCAGTTTGAAGATGGTGCGGGCGAGGGCGGTTTTGAAATTGAGTTCGCGGGACAACAGATCTTGGTCACAGCCGATCTGGACACCATCGTTCAATATGAATTGCTTGATGACAGAAAAAAAGTCCGCCGTCCGTCACGAATCGCAATCGCAGCCCGTGAGGGAGAACTGGCCACTCTCAGCGAGTTGCTCAAATCGGGAGCCGACGAGATCAATTCGTTGCACCAGGGGTTCTCGGCACTGCATCTGGCAATTATCTACGGTCAGTTCGAAGCCATCAGCCTTTTAATTTCTTACGGCGCAGATCTGAGTCAGACTGATATCGATGATACGCCCCCCCCTGGAGTTGTGCGCGTTATCAAATGGATTAGATGA
- a CDS encoding sugar phosphate isomerase/epimerase: MKLGMINSAWAQAGRDTAWGLHKTKEIGFDSVDIFIDPQDVDIRERRLVKDTCDQLDLPIMSVCCVAVGLIDFNPSVQRFHLQRVRDYLDLCYEYEARNLLLVLGEYIWNREVIPPAEQWQTAVENCRRLAEYAANLGLEIALELEPFPLSLLNDVDSMVRFVDEVDHPALKANIDVSHLLLAGVEPPELQKLQGKAIHVHISDCDGKVHGDLPPGRGVVHFEPYLAEIKKLNIDGAISLELEYSPEPDKIEEWVREAYESTDSLMKQAGLRG; encoded by the coding sequence ATGAAACTGGGGATGATCAACTCCGCCTGGGCTCAGGCCGGTCGTGATACCGCCTGGGGATTGCACAAAACGAAAGAGATCGGCTTTGACAGCGTGGATATCTTCATCGATCCGCAGGATGTCGACATCCGCGAGCGGAGACTGGTCAAGGATACCTGTGACCAGCTCGACCTGCCCATCATGTCCGTCTGTTGCGTCGCGGTCGGCCTGATCGATTTCAATCCCAGTGTGCAGCGGTTCCATCTCCAGCGCGTCAGGGATTACCTCGATCTCTGTTACGAGTACGAGGCCCGTAACCTGTTGCTGGTCCTCGGGGAATACATCTGGAACCGCGAAGTCATTCCCCCCGCAGAACAGTGGCAGACCGCGGTGGAGAATTGTCGCAGGCTCGCCGAATACGCGGCCAATCTGGGGCTGGAAATCGCCTTGGAACTCGAACCGTTCCCCCTCTCGCTGCTCAACGACGTCGATTCCATGGTCCGCTTCGTCGATGAAGTCGATCATCCCGCGCTCAAGGCCAATATCGATGTCTCGCACCTCCTGCTCGCCGGCGTCGAACCACCCGAACTGCAGAAGCTGCAGGGCAAGGCCATTCATGTCCACATTTCGGACTGCGACGGTAAAGTACACGGCGATCTGCCTCCCGGACGCGGCGTTGTTCACTTCGAACCCTACCTGGCTGAGATTAAAAAATTGAACATCGACGGGGCCATTTCACTCGAGCTCGAGTACTCCCCCGAACCCGACAAAATTGAGGAATGGGTCCGCGAAGCATACGAATCCACTGATTCCCTCATGAAACAGGCCGGTTTGCGTGGTTGA
- a CDS encoding sulfate adenylyltransferase, whose amino-acid sequence MADLIAPHGGLTEPVCCTVPAGEIDSFKAEAASLPQVPVSAADLSTVYRLGDGTLSPLTGPMNGDVYNRVLDEACIEVNGKKYAWTIPLALPVTSELAGTLSSGQKVALTCPEGEIVAILEIGDVFEWDKPKYIQSVYQTERTDHPGAAMVLEGDADKTHLIGGEIRVLPQPKNSEFGKYVLTPREVRALIAEKGWDAVVAFQTRNPLHRAHEYALVYGLEKLLKDGKNAGAVLNPLIGETKSDDVSAEIRMQTYEKLIENRELGDGDSDPELWGARDDNPPDRVLLLGLDIKMFYGGPKEAVMHAIYRQNMGYTNIVIGRKHADAPYADGTAIWGDFDAQEIFNNLNGELLIQPVNVGFAAYYESMGRVDLMENHSEEKPVFISGKEVRATLQKGEMVDPRIMRESTSQILAEAMKVS is encoded by the coding sequence ATGGCCGATCTGATTGCCCCTCACGGAGGGTTGACTGAACCCGTTTGCTGTACAGTGCCCGCAGGGGAAATTGACAGCTTCAAAGCCGAAGCAGCCAGCCTGCCCCAGGTTCCTGTTTCTGCCGCCGACTTGTCTACCGTATACCGCCTCGGCGACGGGACTCTGAGCCCGCTGACCGGACCGATGAACGGGGACGTCTACAACCGCGTGCTGGACGAAGCCTGCATCGAAGTCAACGGTAAGAAATACGCCTGGACCATCCCGCTCGCACTGCCCGTCACTTCCGAACTGGCCGGCACTCTCTCCAGCGGACAGAAAGTCGCTCTGACCTGCCCGGAAGGCGAAATCGTCGCGATCCTGGAAATCGGCGACGTCTTCGAATGGGACAAACCCAAATACATCCAGAGCGTCTACCAGACCGAACGCACCGACCACCCCGGTGCGGCCATGGTCCTCGAAGGTGACGCTGATAAGACTCACCTGATCGGTGGTGAAATCCGCGTTCTGCCTCAGCCCAAGAACAGCGAATTCGGCAAATACGTTCTGACTCCTCGCGAAGTCCGTGCCCTGATCGCAGAAAAAGGCTGGGATGCCGTGGTTGCCTTCCAGACCCGTAACCCACTGCACCGGGCTCACGAATACGCCCTGGTCTACGGTCTCGAAAAACTCCTGAAAGACGGCAAGAACGCCGGCGCTGTCCTCAACCCGCTGATCGGGGAAACCAAGAGCGACGACGTGAGTGCAGAAATCCGCATGCAGACCTACGAAAAGCTGATCGAAAACCGCGAACTGGGCGATGGCGACAGCGATCCCGAACTCTGGGGGGCCCGCGACGACAATCCTCCCGATCGCGTTCTGCTGCTCGGCCTGGACATCAAAATGTTTTACGGCGGACCCAAAGAAGCCGTCATGCACGCCATCTACCGCCAGAACATGGGTTACACGAACATCGTCATCGGTCGTAAACATGCCGACGCTCCTTACGCAGACGGCACCGCGATCTGGGGTGACTTCGACGCCCAGGAAATCTTCAACAACCTGAATGGCGAACTGCTGATTCAGCCCGTCAACGTTGGCTTCGCTGCCTACTACGAATCGATGGGCCGCGTCGACCTGATGGAAAACCATTCGGAAGAAAAGCCGGTCTTCATCTCCGGAAAAGAAGTCCGTGCCACCCTCCAGAAGGGCGAAATGGTTGATCCCCGGATCATGCGGGAAAGTACTTCTCAGATTCTCGCTGAGGCCATGAAGGTCTCCTGA
- a CDS encoding SDR family oxidoreductase, whose protein sequence is MDLKLQNVPIIITGGASGIGLATARTFAEEGALPVLWDQSDQVTAVAEQLASETGQPVHGFQVDITDFEALQDVTRQTVAEVKSFAHLVHAAAIGSGKFGFPFTNLTPADWPRVFEVNMQGMVNVAHAVTPVMQESDVGSMVFVSSIAGQIGSQTDPPYSASKAANINFAQCLAKDLAAGGIRVNSVCPGMVQTPLNQSVWQAWNDRQPEDQKRSYEDWAGDKIRQLVPLQRWQTTRDIADMIVFLSSARAAQVTGQTINVDGGFVMHW, encoded by the coding sequence ATGGATCTCAAATTACAGAACGTCCCCATTATCATCACCGGAGGTGCCAGCGGAATTGGACTGGCGACCGCACGGACCTTTGCCGAGGAAGGTGCCCTGCCCGTCCTCTGGGATCAGTCAGACCAGGTAACGGCGGTGGCGGAACAGCTCGCTTCAGAAACCGGGCAGCCAGTGCATGGATTTCAAGTCGATATCACCGATTTTGAAGCGTTACAGGATGTGACCCGACAGACGGTGGCGGAGGTGAAGTCGTTCGCACACCTGGTGCATGCGGCTGCGATCGGGTCGGGTAAATTCGGGTTCCCGTTTACGAATCTCACACCGGCTGACTGGCCGCGCGTGTTTGAAGTCAACATGCAGGGCATGGTGAATGTGGCGCATGCGGTGACGCCTGTGATGCAGGAGTCGGACGTGGGGAGCATGGTGTTTGTGAGTTCGATTGCCGGGCAGATCGGCTCACAGACCGACCCGCCTTACAGTGCGTCGAAAGCGGCGAATATCAACTTCGCCCAGTGCCTGGCCAAAGACCTTGCTGCGGGGGGAATTCGCGTGAATTCCGTCTGTCCGGGGATGGTACAGACGCCGTTGAATCAATCGGTGTGGCAGGCGTGGAATGATCGTCAACCAGAGGATCAGAAACGGAGCTACGAGGACTGGGCGGGGGATAAAATCCGTCAGCTGGTTCCCCTGCAGCGGTGGCAGACGACTCGGGACATTGCGGATATGATTGTGTTTCTCAGTTCGGCTCGCGCCGCGCAGGTGACGGGTCAGACCATCAACGTGGACGGAGGTTTTGTGATGCACTGGTGA